The genomic window GATTCATATTTGTGGTTAATCGGTTAAAGGAACTGATCAAGTACTATGTTAACATAGATTGTTACTTTAATTGCTTTAGTAAAGATTTATACTGGTTTTGGATGTATACTTTGTGTGTTGAAGGGAGAGatttaaaacatgaatcaaTGAGTTAGAGATGAAAGAGATAGCAAAGGGATTTTACAACTGCaatatttgattgattttttaagaaCTCCAAGTTAATATATTATCATTGACAGAGGCGTATCAAGGATTTTTTACCCAGTTCAAAAcgtaacaaataaaatgtctttaataaaaaaaagggagatttgcaaaactacctTTTTTTACAATCATTTTGCAACAATAGCCTtttatgttgtccatttttaaaaataccccTTCCCTTGAACacaatgaccaaattaccctcatctaatagaAACATGCAATTAAAAACTGAATTTTTTTCACCAAgtttttggcgccaaaatttatttgtccgccaaaatttatttttcccgccaaatttttgggtccaaaaaaaaatttccgccAATCttttttctcgccaaaaaaattatcaagccaaatatttttttcgtaacaaattttttctcagccaaaaaaatgcttttaaaaatccttgtaaaattgATTATCTTGGATTCATCTTGCTCATTTCTAGAACGGTTTAAATTGATTATCGACTGCTACACCAACAAGGACATCCCAGATATTGATCGACAGCTACCCATTTGGATGTTATGGAGAATCTGGAAAAGCAGGAATTTATCAGTCTATCAACATAAAAGCAGTACTTGGCGAGAGGATTTTATTAAGACTGTTAATGATGCAACTGAATGGGCTTTAGTCTGGACTATCGACTCAACTACTAACATTCAAACAAGACAAGTGCAATCAAGAACACATCATTCAGCTTGGACCAGACCGAAAGAGGACTTCGTAAAATGCAACTTCGATTGcaagttttcaaaaaacaacaatgtctCTCAAGCAGGTTGGATAATTCGAGATTCCAATGGCGTTTTCCAAGCAGCAGGGCGTAGTAAAGGGCAACATTGTTCGATGTCTATGGAAGCAGAACTTCAAGCTTTGGTAATGGCGATGCAACACGTGTGGAGTAAAGGTTATAAAAAGGTCATCTTTGAAGGAGATAATTTGAGGTTATCAAGCTTCTTACGGAAGATCAAACCAACTTCAAAGTTCACAACTGGATCAGAGAAgataattattagaaaaaaaggGTTAGCTATGTTGAATTCAATTGGACaggaagagaaaacaacaaagtGACGGATCGCATAGCAAAAGAAACTTTTTCCCCAAATGTAACCTTTATATCTTATTTCTATGTCCCTTCTTTTATTGTAAACAACCTCCATGAGGATCACATTCCAAACTAATAATAGCAgctgttcaaaaaaaaaaatccttataaagtttttttgacgggaaatatatttacaaaggattttaaaagagttttaaaagatttacaaggattttaaaagatttgcaagggattttaaaagtgttttaaaagatttataagggattttaaaagggttttaaaagatttacaagtgtttttaaaagggttttaaggaattttaaaaagagattttaaaagattttaaaaagatttacaagagtttttaaatggtcttcttgtaaattctttaaaaatcttttaaaaaccattgTACATCTTCTAAAACCCTTTTAAcccctttaaaaatctcttgtaaatcttttaaaaccattttaaaatccattgtaaatcttttaaaacactattaaaccctttaaaaaacttttaaaaatctttgtaaattttttaaaggcctttaaaattctttgtaaatattttaaaacccttttaaaatctcttgtaaatcttttaaaaccttttaaaatctcttgtaaataatttaaaacccttttaaaacaattttaaaccctttaaaaatattttaaaaaacctttataaatctttaaaaaccctttaaaatcccttttaaaatcccttgtaaatcttttaaaacccttttaaaatcccttgtaaatcttttaaaatcccttgtaaatattttaaaacctttttaaaattccttgtaaatatttttaaacccttttaaaatcccttgttaatcttttaaaacccttttaaaatcacttgtaaatctatttcccgccaaaaaacgttttttgcgggaaaatatttttgaaacaaatgtCCTACAAAAGCATCCTACGATCCTTTATGTCTTGGAATCTCTTTATCACAATCTCATTTGTAATAGTATTGAATACATCTTTCTCGataaaacaaactaaacaacCATTCAAAAATTGATCTCCAATACAATTTCGTCGATGTGTCTTTAGGATCTTCATGGCTGAAAAACATCTCTCAACAGTACCAGCAGCAACaggcaaaatcaaaaccaatttcAAAAGCCTATAACCAAAGGGATATGACAAATGTTTTCGTGTTTATACCAACGTCTGAGCAAGGTCTCCAAGattctttaaattataaaatctctCATCATTTCGAACATTATCAATGTAGATAGATAATTCTTGCTCAATAGATATGAACTCTCCTAAACTAAAGTCATCTTGGTAGAACTTAGATAACCTCACTAACTTTGAGTGATCAAACTCATAAAATGCATCAATGGGAGATAAAGAAGCAGCACAAATAAGCAATTCAGTGTTCACTTCATTAAAACAGTCGTCAAATTTTTGAAGCTGGAAATCCAAAACAGAATATAAGCAATTGACCTTGTAGTGATGCATATTTGatactcttgttttgtttcttcgtctCTTTGAGTCAACAAAATCTTCCTCCATCTCAACCTTTTCAAGTTCATATTTCTCACAAAACGAAGAAACTTTCAACATGAGAGAATCCCACCCATCATCCCTAAAACACTGAAGTTGTCTCTTAGTTGATTTCACCAATGACATAGCATTTAAAATATCTTGATCTCTGCTTTGGAGCGCCATAGACAAGTTCTTTGTGAGCCCTAAAAGGTGTATCATCATGTGTAGCTAAAACAAACAGTCAAAGCTATGAACGTAATTCAGGAGACTATGTGCTTGACGTCTTTTCAAGTCATCTACGCCGTAATTCTCAAAGCATTCGAGAACCTTGATGATAGAAGAGAACAACTTAGTCAACCGCAATAGAGTTCTGTAGTGAGAATTCCAACGAGTATATCCTGGTCTTTGAAGAGAGATCTCTTGATTTCACCAATAATTATTCCTTCTAGAATcttttttctatgtttctcTCGGatcaaatctttcttcttgcaTGAAGCTCCAACCACATTtaacaacaaagaaatcatatcaaaaaagTCTCCAACattaagatgtttttttttacaactgCCACAACAACTAATTGAAGCTGGTGAGTAAAGCAATGAACATAATATGGTGATGTGCTTTCCTtcaaaattaatgattttaatcCATTGAACTCGTCCTTCATGTTACTTGCTCCGGCATACCCTTGTCCTCTCACCTTTTTAATGTCCAATCCgtatttaacaaacaaatcatcaataGCAGATTTCAAAGATATTGCAGACGTCTCTTTCACATGTAAAATACTCAGAAATCTCTCTTTGACTATCCCACTTTTATCAACAAATCTAAACACCACTGCCATTTGTTCTTTATCAGACACATTAGCAGATTCATCTactaacaaaccaaaaacgttatgatcaatttcttcaattaCAGATTTGACTAGCTCTTTTGCAAAACAATGCACATATCTTTCTGGATCATAGGAGACttaatttggttattttcatGAGCATTATCTAAAATAACTTTACTCACAACTTCATTTTGATCATCAGTATACTTTAAGAGTCCACAAAATTTCCTCTATTAGCAGAATTTTCAGACTTATCATGCCCACGGAAAGCTAATCCTTGTCACAATAAGTATCTAGAAGCATCAACAGAAGCATTCAACCGAATTCGATACTCATTTCTTGTAATATCATCTTGTTTAAACCAAGCTGGGTTAAATCGTCTCAATAGACTGACCTTGTTTCGTCAAGTTTTCACACTTCATAACTGCATTGTTGTGAAAACTATCAACACCTCCTACATGTTCTgaaaaactcttaaaattaTTCCACCTACAGAATCCATCTGTGATAAATGCATCACTTCTTACACATTTACCAGCATTATCTCTAAACAAATAACAACACAAGCAAAaagctttttctctttttacacTATACTCTAACCAGCTTTTGTAACCATCAAACCAAGCTGGGTTAAATCGCCTCAATGTTTTTCCTATCAGAGATTGTTTGAAAATATGCTCACGAGGTTGATAAGGACCTCTAATCAAATATTGTCGAATTACCTCATCTCTTTGATTTGGATGATAATCTGTTATTCTTTTTCGATCTGCAGGATCCGAAGGTAAATCAATATCATCTGATTCACTGCGAGGTGGAGatggttcttttcttttatcatatattttcatagTGTTCATTGCTTCGTTTGAAACTAAAttaagaggaaaaaaatatgtcAACATTAAAATTAGTTGTATAATAAATTATGACACACATGATATAGACCAATTTTGAACATAGTATTTATGACTGTTTTTGTAAACAGTAGTTAACGGACTTTGAGTCTTTGAGACTTTGACCACATCATCAAGCTAATATTTTTCTCCATTGTCagtcaaaatatattgaacCAAAATTCTACACATCAACAAGCAACAAAAGCCAAAATGATGAAGGTTATCAAATTCTTATTATGTAATCAACACCTATTCACATTCATTTAGGGTAAAGCTATTTTTCACCTAAATTATAAACTTACTTGACTTTGAAAAGAAGTTGCACATTTGTTGGTTTGCTGGCTGCTGCtgtttgagaagaagaaaactaaaaaggtaTGTAAGAtgaagttctttttttctttattcaatTTGGTTAGGTTAAAAATTGGGCTAATGGACTTACGATGGTATGACAAAAATTAGGCAGGTCAAATTGTTAAGATATTGTGTCATTAAATTATACTCGGCtagattcatatatacaaaccCAATAACATTAaggaaaattataaaatttggacAGGTCAGCTAATCACCCATCAATACATGTGGATCTGGCGTTGATCATTGATGATGCtcacaaattaaaatcttaaccaaactcttaactaataaattttcataatcTATTCATAAAATGTTATGAAGAGTCTTTGTTAATAACCTCCTATTGAGGATGGTCTTGGAGTTTGATGTTGGCAGAGGGCGAAACAATTATAGATGGCGAGATAATGGCTATGGAAGGGCATGTCAGATACTGAATCCAGCCTTAAGGATAAGGCTGTTTTTGAGCGGTCAGCGATGATACGAATActtcataatatataatttaggatatagttttgattttcttatttacttttccttgtcttttacttttacattttattataaataagggttagggtttgtttgtGAAACCTATCCAAGCAATTGAGAGTTTTGGAAGATTCTATTGGATTAGGTCAAGGGAAGATAACGTAATTCTCTTTGGGGAGTTTATACTTTTGTTActatattgttatatatttctACTATCATAAtaaaggttttggttttgagttggaTTCTACCTCTAACAGTTGCTAACATTGTTACTGTATAAAAAGACATatgcaaaataatatttagagGTACTCTAGTTTCTTAATGTTTGATATCCATTCCAAAAATTGTTATGTTCAAAATCTATGACTCaggtaaaatatatttttgggtcCGCTACTGATGCATGCCTTGGTTTAGCAATGAACTGTGAGAGAACTTGTACGGCATAACACAATTTTAAACgaatgataaaaaataaaaacctacTAATTAATCGTTTGTAACTTTTAGGATCCTCAAACATAGGACTGTCCATCATTCAAAAGCTTGTGGTTCTGTTCCATATGAGGCATTGGGGGTTCTCAGCCAATAAACTTACCTCAatacttattttctttgagaaCGTAAAATGTTGTATTTCTGATTGTTAAGAATTCAGGATAGCTACTAAGCACTATCGAGGTttctttacatttattttgtcttttttgtttcattattgAATAGATGTGCCCTATAATATTGTTTGGTTGTAGGACTCACTCATGAAGAATTTCAATGCACAAACACCAAACTACTTTATATGAACCAACTTGCTAATATtacaaataaacacaaaattacATAGTGGACAAAAAATGGCCACATTTGAAGCACTGGAGTTGAGCAAAGATCTCATAACTCGCTTTCtgcaaacaacaaatctcTTAACTCCTCTTTTTGTCCCATATCCTCTTTTTGTAATGAAATGTGTGTAGACGAATTTACCCCTTCTTTCTCtaatattcattttaaaattaaatgatttttgaaaaacaaaaaaaaatcgaaaccgggcaaagaaaaaatagaaactgactctctctctctcctctcctctctctctcctctgaAGCTCAAGCTCATCGCTCTCATCGTCGGTTTCATTCGATTTCAGTCGCCATTGTTACCATATCTTCTCCTCCGACGAGCTTCGTCgagatagaaagaaaagttatGTTTCTCGAGCTGCATAGAGCTtaaaattgaagatttgaaCCTAGAAATTTAAGAGATTTTCTCAATTAGATTTGAGATTAAGTAAATTGTGTTTGGGTATGCACATTGAAAGTTTATGCACACTGCCTGTGTTGAATAGATCTATAAATGGGTGAGAAATGGATTACAACAACTGAATCATAGTGAATTGTAGTTTTGAACCCGAACAATTCAATTTGAGTTCTTGTCAGGAAATACAACTAGTAGAACTGTGTAGAATTGCACATGATTcaactgaaaaatatatatgtagtattACTCGTAGCTCTAGTTTGACCCACATGTATGTAGCATGACATAGTTGCACTAGTATTAACCATTTATATGTAGTATTACTTAGGTACAGTAGCAATACCCATTTACATGTAGTATTATTGGTTATACTAGTATTATACAGATATGTGTAATATCACTAGTTATTCTTGTGTTACCCAGAATTGTAGTATAACTAGTATAACTGACAGAGTTTTCGTGTTGTTTTTGTAGGATACAATGGTGGAGAAtgtgatcatatattttaattggaAAGATCAAGCGTATAACTTGATGATGAATACATCAGGGGGAAAATAACTCTCTCCATATTAGAAGGTAGGATTTGCACGAAGCTTAGATTAGATGAAAGTAAGGTTAAATTGCAAATGAAGTACAATGCAGTGATGTTGGGACCAACTAAAGAGATTTACattagtgatgatgaagatgtcAGTGTCTATATATCCTTAGGTGAAATGGTTAGTAGATATCCTTTGACTGTTGACGTCATCACTCCACTAGAATTGCCCGAAGAACTGTCGAGAGTGGAGGTCctcaataaaagttttattgttAAGAACTATGCTGATTTGGGTTCAAATGAAGATGAAATAAGAGATAATGCTGCTAGCGTGATGGGCGAATTGGAGGAACAAGGAACAGAACAAAATGAGGCAATGGCAATAATGGAGGTTGATGATACTCAAGCAACTGAGATTGGATCACGTGATGAATGTGATgatagagatgatgatgatagggGTGATGAATACGTTGAGCCACCGCCTGTTGTAGAATTTAGTCAGTTTAAAAAGAATGGCAAGAAGGTATTGGTTTGACTTTGCGACAATAATTTCCAAGCAGGACATCATTGTAGGAAGTGGTGGACAAAGGTGCATTTGCTAACAGTTTTGGTTATGTTATTAAAAAGTCTGATAAGAAGCGGTATGTCCTAACATGTTCTAAAGAAAATTGTGGTTGGCGTATACGAGCTTCAAATATTCGGGAAACAAGTATTTACTCTATTAGAAAGTACAACAAGATGCATATTTGTTCCCGAATTAGTAAGAATAGTACaaggatgaggaagaggaaaggtACCCCTGAATTAGTAGCAGCTCTTCTTCATGATATTTTCCTGGTCTTTTGGAAACTCCACCTCCTAAGGTTATCATGGAGCTTGTTCAGACGAAATTAGGTGTGAAGATATCATACTCCACCGCATTGAGAAGGAAAAGGCAAGCCGTTTATGATTTAAATGGTTAAATGGTAGCACGGAAGAGTAGCTACAAGAACATCAATTGCTATTTGTACATGTTGAAGAGGGTGAATGAAGGTACAATAACATATCTGAAATTGGATGAGAGCGGGAAATTCCAGTACCTATTCATAGCTTTGGGAGCTAGTATTGAAGGCTTTCAAGTGATGAAAAAGTGATAATTGTGGATGCAACACATTTGAAGAACGGATATGGTGGTGTTCTAGTCTTTGCCTCAGCTCAAGATCCACATCGTCATCATTATATCAAAGTGTTTGGCATACTCGACAGTGAGAATGATGCTAGTTGGGGATGGTTCTTCAAAAAGCTGTTAAGTGTTGTACCCGATACTCCAGAATTGGTgtttattaatgaaataaattcaAGCCTCATCAAGGGCATACGTAATGTGTATTCCGCGGCTCATCACGGGTATTGTACTTGACATTTATCCCAAAATGTGAAAGCTCATGTCATTGACATCAACATAGACGTACTCGCATAGAAATTCTTGGAGTTAAGTCAGAAATACATCATGGCTGAATTTGAGAGGGAGTATGATACTTTTAAGGTGAGATTTCCTAAAGCGGCCTGTTATTTGGAGGATACAACcgtgaaagaaaaatgggcTAGGTGTTGTTTCCCAGGGAACCGATACAATTTGGACACCCGCAACTGTGTGGAATCGTTGAATTCTGTTTTTCTCAGTGCAAGGAAGTATTCTTTAATACTCATGCTAGATGCGATCTTGGCCAAAATTTCTGTTTGGTTTAATGAACATCGCAAAGAAGCCGCTTCAGAATCTAATGATAATAAGTTTGTGCCTGTAGTAGAGAACTACTTGAATGATTTATGGGTTGACGCTGAGAAACTAAAAGTGACAGAGCTAAACACATTTCAGCCGGAATATCAAAGGGAACGACTATTTGGTCAACTTGCTCTTGAAAACTTGCAGTTGCAAGGTTATTGATATCCAAAAGTATCCTTGTATTCATGCATTAGTCGCTTTCATTGCCTTGGAGAGCGGTAAAACAAGAACTCGAGGTATTGAATTACATGAATTGGTTTCAAAGTATTATTGGGTGGAGTTGTGGGCATTGACGTATTATAGAACTATTTATTTAGTCCCGGATAGATCACAGTGGGATATTCTAGATGACATCAAAGCGTTGATGGTATTACCTCTGCCtcggaaaaagaagaagggtaGAACAAAAGTGCTTAGGTTTTCATCCACCAGAGAAAGACGTCCAAAACGTCAAAGGACTCAGAACAAAAGGAAGCCGAGGCAGTCGCTCCAATGGTTTGTAAACCTTATTCGCGTTGTCCAACTATGTAACACTAGACTTTCCTTCagtaatattatattttcattcaGTGGCATAAGGGTCATACTGTATAACTGATGAAAGAATTATGCAGTACTGGTAATACTAGTATaacaaatgaataaataatgtAATAATAATGCAATACTGGTAATACTAGTATAATTATTGAAGgatattaaattcaaatttaaatttttttcatacACCAAATATTACATAGACTATGCAGAGATAATGAAATCTTACAAATGAACTAAACCGAATTAAATTAGGAAACATTATTTGGTCAAAATACATGTTAATAGACTCTATCCTTCATATTCCTTATACTCTTAAGCTAACTTTTGTTATAAACTCTAATTTAGGATTgaaattttacaatttcatataattacATTAACCCTTTAGAATTCAATAGTGATAGACTTCCCTCAACTGAACAACTAGATAAATCATTTTGAAGGATATGTAATACTGCCTAAACGGGAagacaccaaaaataaaactatgtGGACATTTTGTACAACCAAAAACTAGAGTAcaactaactttaaaaaacgGCGCACATGTCTAAATTATTGCGCACACTTGGAAATCACCTTTCTCCCcccaaaaattaattttcccTCCAAATTCAATTTTCCCCCAAAACGAAACAAATTTCCCCAAAACTAATTTCCCCCCAAAACCATTTTTCCCCCAAAACCAATTTCCTCCAAAatatcttctctctctctcctctctacGACATAACTATCTCTCTCGAAGTCTCTCTCTCGAaattcactctctctctctctctctcgaaatTCACTCCCTCTCTCTCGATCTCaattcattctctctctcttgaaATTCCTTCTCTCCAATCAGTTATGGATCGATTGTGTGAGAATGACCCATGATAATAGACCAACTAGAAGAAGTCGCAATGATGGAAGGAATTCCGACAATATGTCCTTGTGGTGGACGCATccttgacaaaagaaaaagatactATGAATGCAGCGTGTGTAAGGTAAATTGAAGATATAGATATAATCAATCTTGTTTTAGAATAATTGATTTCTATATAGAATTCATGTTTTGTAGAATGATGGGTTACACATTCGGAAACTTTGGGATAAAGCTATGGTGGAAGAGGTGAATAGGTTAAGAGAGCAAGGTTATAACCATcacaaaaagattcaaagcTTGGAGTACTCTAACAAAGAAATGCGTTCGAAGTTGGATGAGATCCAAAAAAAGATGGGGACTTTGTGGAGAGTTTGTTGTGGAGAGTGAGGAATTATTGGGGTTGTGTGAGCTTCATTTATGCCTTTGTTTTGTAAGACTTT from Arabidopsis thaliana chromosome 3, partial sequence includes these protein-coding regions:
- a CDS encoding non-LTR retroelement reverse transcriptase (FUNCTIONS IN: molecular_function unknown; INVOLVED IN: biological_process unknown; LOCATED IN: endomembrane system; BEST Arabidopsis thaliana protein match is: Ribonuclease H-like superfamily protein (TAIR:AT3G25270.1); Has 95 Blast hits to 95 proteins in 5 species: Archae - 0; Bacteria - 0; Metazoa - 0; Fungi - 0; Plants - 95; Viruses - 0; Other Eukaryotes - 0 (source: NCBI BLink).) codes for the protein MLLKILVKLIILDSSCSFLERFKLIIDCYTNKDIPDIDRQLPIWMLWRIWKSRNLSVYQHKSSTWREDFIKTVNDATEWALVWTIDSTTNIQTRQVQSRTHHSAWTRPKEDFVKCNFDCKFSKNNNVSQAGRSKGQHCSMSMEAELQALVMAMQHVWSKGYKKVIFEGDNLRLSSFLRKIKPTSKFTTGSEKIIIRKKGLAMLNSIGQEEKTTK